The following proteins are encoded in a genomic region of Flammeovirga pectinis:
- the lepA gene encoding translation elongation factor 4 has translation MENIRNFSIIAHIDHGKSTLADRLLEKTQTVSQRDMQNQLLDNMDLERERGITIKSHAVQMDYIQDGQEYVLNLIDTPGHVDFSYEVSRSIAACEGALLIVDASQGIEAQTISNLYLAMEHDLEIIPVMNKIDLPHANPEVVADQIMDLIGCEREDIVEASGKTGLGVDKILEAIIARIPAPKGDPKGPLQALIFDSVYNSFRGIEVYYRILNGTLKKGDLVKFVNAGKEYKADEIGVLKLEQEARKSISAGNVGYIISGIKEAKEVKVGDTITLTENPCSESIQGFEDVKPMVFAGIYPVDTTEYEDLRASLEKLQLNDASLVWEPETSVALGFGFRCGFLGMLHLEIVQERLEREFNMTVITTAPSVQYHAFLNNAEKSRVIVNAPSDMPDPSKLDHIEEPYIKANIISKAEYVGPIMNLCMEKRGELKNQVYLTTDRVELIFEIPLSEIVFDFFDKLKTISRGYASLDYELIGFRASKLVQLDILLNNDPVDAFSAIVHRDGAYDRGKKICEKLREVITRQQFEIPIQAAIGTKIIARETIKALRKNVIAKCYGGDISRKRKLLEKQKKGKKRMRQLGNVEVTQEAFMSVLKVD, from the coding sequence ATGGAAAATATACGCAACTTTTCGATTATTGCACACATCGACCACGGTAAGAGTACCTTGGCTGACCGTTTGTTGGAAAAAACACAAACGGTTTCGCAACGCGATATGCAGAATCAGTTGTTAGATAATATGGATTTGGAGCGTGAACGTGGTATTACCATCAAGAGTCACGCTGTACAAATGGACTACATTCAAGATGGTCAGGAATATGTGTTAAATTTAATTGATACTCCTGGTCACGTCGATTTTTCTTATGAGGTTTCTAGGTCAATTGCAGCTTGTGAAGGTGCTTTGTTGATTGTAGATGCATCGCAAGGGATTGAGGCACAGACAATTTCCAACTTGTACCTTGCCATGGAACATGATCTGGAAATTATTCCAGTAATGAATAAAATTGATTTACCACATGCTAACCCTGAGGTTGTAGCAGATCAGATTATGGATTTGATTGGTTGTGAACGTGAGGATATTGTAGAGGCATCTGGTAAAACAGGTTTAGGTGTTGATAAAATTCTAGAAGCAATTATAGCAAGAATACCTGCTCCTAAAGGAGATCCTAAAGGACCGCTTCAAGCATTAATTTTTGATTCTGTATATAACTCGTTCAGAGGAATTGAGGTATATTACCGTATTTTAAATGGTACATTAAAAAAAGGAGACCTTGTAAAATTTGTCAATGCAGGCAAAGAATACAAAGCTGATGAAATTGGTGTATTAAAATTAGAGCAAGAAGCTAGGAAATCTATATCTGCAGGTAATGTTGGTTACATTATATCAGGTATTAAAGAGGCTAAAGAGGTAAAAGTTGGTGATACAATTACTTTAACTGAAAATCCTTGTTCTGAATCAATTCAAGGTTTTGAAGATGTAAAACCAATGGTATTTGCAGGTATTTATCCTGTTGATACTACAGAATACGAAGATTTAAGAGCGTCACTAGAAAAGCTTCAGTTAAATGATGCGTCTTTAGTGTGGGAACCAGAAACGTCTGTAGCCTTAGGTTTTGGTTTCCGTTGTGGATTCTTAGGAATGCTTCATTTGGAGATTGTTCAAGAACGTTTAGAGCGTGAGTTCAATATGACGGTAATTACAACTGCTCCTTCGGTACAATATCATGCATTTTTAAATAATGCAGAAAAGAGCAGAGTTATTGTAAATGCACCTTCTGATATGCCTGATCCAAGTAAATTAGATCATATCGAAGAACCATATATTAAAGCAAATATTATCTCTAAGGCAGAATATGTAGGTCCGATTATGAACTTATGTATGGAGAAACGTGGTGAGTTGAAAAATCAGGTTTACCTTACAACTGACCGTGTAGAGTTAATTTTTGAGATTCCATTATCTGAAATTGTTTTTGATTTCTTCGATAAGTTGAAAACAATATCTAGAGGATATGCATCTTTAGATTATGAATTGATTGGTTTCCGTGCTTCTAAATTAGTACAGTTAGATATTCTTTTAAATAACGATCCTGTAGATGCATTCTCTGCTATTGTGCATAGAGATGGAGCTTATGATCGTGGAAAGAAAATCTGTGAAAAACTAAGAGAAGTAATTACTCGTCAGCAATTCGAAATTCCAATTCAAGCAGCAATTGGTACTAAAATTATTGCCAGAGAAACAATTAAGGCATTGCGTAAAAACGTAATTGCAAAATGTTATGGTGGTGATATTTCTCGTAAACGTAAGTTACTAGAGAAACAGAAAAAAGGTAAAAAACGTATGCGTCAGCTAGGTAATGTAGAAGTAACGCAAGAAGCGTTCATGTCTGTATTAAAAGTAGACTAA
- a CDS encoding DUF6787 family protein — protein MGFIDKLKKRWDVKSGGQVIVILLVFAITGTTFMYTVKPYIYPLFGITSESSTFIRILAFVFIGLPCYQVLLLIWGTILGQFKFFWAFEKRMFRRMIGKK, from the coding sequence ATGGGCTTTATTGATAAACTTAAAAAACGTTGGGATGTTAAAAGTGGAGGACAAGTAATTGTAATTCTACTTGTGTTTGCTATTACTGGCACCACATTTATGTATACTGTAAAGCCATATATTTACCCATTATTTGGTATTACTTCAGAAAGCTCAACATTTATCCGCATTCTAGCTTTCGTCTTTATTGGATTACCTTGCTACCAAGTACTGTTATTAATTTGGGGAACTATTTTAGGCCAATTTAAATTTTTCTGGGCTTTTGAAAAGCGCATGTTCCGAAGAATGATTGGGAAAAAATAA
- a CDS encoding PP2C family protein-serine/threonine phosphatase, translating to MNTSHLKESLPKAYYIERVHKCYKAIPYYFIPYLIIITYFVLDDFRVFNNIAFTAFRIPSILLCFITLFLRFTFPLESKLKKYWIPLYGACISTIIYSLYGVTYLAFDHELFVSGLYIISAIQLLLFLYSILPISITLILLNIGFLLFILALGIGHYTDFINHHSSFLPLPNFIAISIATSFVLYIKYRNTFLSFQNLFLFKKEQEKTEALYQITLEQNNELSLQKEKISEQNDILSTQYLDIENSLQYAQRIQRTILPLSFYKVTKVSEYFVFNEPKHIVSGDFHWFGKTDTSQIIAIGDCTGHGVPGALMSMLAISLLDRLIQENISDPMHIIEKMHLRLNSLLQQKETSNEDGMAISILSIPLDPTATHFTFAGAKSPLTIIKKEKVSLYKGSRYYIGGQFSPINHCINHTIKIEDDMMAYMYSDGFEDQFGGIDNKKYKPAKFRSLLQDITDNSALIQKQNLSSEFHKWKNTLPDNIMQVDDVLVAGFRFTTSPQ from the coding sequence ATGAATACCTCACACCTAAAAGAAAGTTTACCTAAAGCTTACTATATAGAACGAGTACATAAATGTTATAAAGCGATTCCATATTATTTTATACCCTATTTAATCATAATTACCTATTTTGTTTTAGATGATTTTAGAGTATTCAACAATATAGCATTCACAGCGTTCCGAATTCCTTCAATTCTTCTTTGCTTTATCACTTTATTTTTACGTTTTACATTTCCTCTTGAAAGTAAATTAAAAAAATATTGGATTCCATTATACGGTGCTTGCATTAGTACTATAATATATAGTCTTTATGGTGTTACATACTTAGCTTTTGATCATGAATTATTTGTATCTGGTTTATATATTATAAGTGCAATCCAATTGCTACTGTTCCTTTACAGTATCCTTCCTATATCTATAACATTAATACTGTTAAACATTGGTTTCTTATTGTTTATATTAGCTTTAGGGATAGGACATTATACTGACTTTATAAATCACCATTCTAGTTTTTTACCCCTACCTAATTTTATTGCCATCAGTATTGCTACCTCATTTGTATTATATATTAAGTACCGTAATACTTTTCTAAGTTTTCAGAATTTATTCTTATTCAAAAAAGAACAAGAAAAAACAGAAGCTTTATATCAAATCACCTTAGAGCAAAACAATGAATTATCATTACAAAAAGAAAAGATTTCGGAACAAAATGACATCCTATCAACACAGTATTTAGATATAGAAAATTCGTTACAATATGCACAACGTATACAACGTACAATACTTCCGTTGTCTTTTTATAAAGTAACTAAAGTATCAGAATATTTTGTTTTTAATGAACCGAAGCATATTGTTAGTGGTGATTTCCATTGGTTTGGAAAAACAGATACTTCACAAATTATAGCTATCGGAGATTGTACCGGACATGGTGTTCCTGGTGCTTTGATGAGTATGTTAGCCATATCTTTATTAGATAGATTAATACAAGAGAATATCTCTGATCCAATGCATATTATAGAAAAAATGCATCTGCGTTTAAATTCTCTTCTGCAACAAAAAGAAACGAGCAATGAAGACGGTATGGCAATATCTATACTTAGTATTCCATTAGACCCTACTGCTACTCATTTTACATTTGCTGGAGCTAAAAGTCCACTTACGATCATTAAAAAAGAAAAAGTTTCTCTGTATAAAGGAAGTCGTTATTATATAGGAGGGCAGTTTTCACCCATTAACCACTGTATTAACCATACTATCAAAATAGAAGATGATATGATGGCATACATGTATTCTGATGGTTTTGAAGATCAGTTTGGGGGAATTGATAATAAGAAATATAAACCTGCAAAGTTTAGGTCTCTTTTACAAGATATCACAGATAACTCTGCTTTAATACAAAAACAGAATCTATCTTCAGAATTTCATAAATGGAAAAACACCCTACCCGATAACATTATGCAAGTAGATGATGTTTTGGTAGCAGGATTCCGCTTTACTACTTCACCTCAGTAA
- a CDS encoding Rho-binding antiterminator — protein sequence MYKNGKQGSYKPVACSLYDQYEIWAMHKAVLQITYQDKVIEASIKTLKVIDKVEYAILSNDLQIRLDDIVKVTEVK from the coding sequence ATGTATAAAAATGGAAAACAAGGAAGTTATAAGCCTGTAGCTTGCTCTTTGTATGATCAATACGAAATATGGGCAATGCATAAAGCTGTATTGCAAATTACGTATCAAGATAAAGTGATAGAGGCTTCTATTAAAACACTAAAAGTGATAGATAAAGTAGAATACGCAATTTTATCAAATGATTTGCAAATACGACTAGATGATATTGTAAAAGTTACTGAGGTGAAGTAG
- a CDS encoding DinB family protein, whose product MLNTSRKLRKQFIQFIDKHSTEELNIIPDGFKNNIIWNFGHSVVSHQKLCYQLSGVNPPIEEKWIEMFSKGTYPTRDLSSEEIMELKAAGLQLIEQLDKDFAAGLFKSYKTFVTGIGVTIHTVAEAAELSVLHEAIHLGYAKCQKKIIDHQKKEECIKMENKEVISL is encoded by the coding sequence ATGTTAAATACTTCCCGTAAATTACGTAAGCAGTTTATTCAATTCATTGATAAACATTCGACAGAAGAATTGAATATAATTCCTGATGGTTTTAAGAATAATATCATCTGGAATTTTGGACATAGTGTTGTCTCACATCAAAAATTATGTTATCAACTTTCTGGTGTAAATCCACCTATTGAAGAAAAGTGGATTGAGATGTTTTCTAAAGGCACATACCCTACACGTGATCTTTCTTCTGAAGAGATTATGGAATTAAAAGCAGCAGGTTTGCAGTTAATAGAGCAATTAGACAAAGACTTTGCTGCAGGGTTATTTAAATCTTATAAAACATTTGTAACAGGTATAGGTGTAACTATACATACCGTTGCAGAAGCAGCAGAGCTAAGCGTGCTACACGAAGCAATACATTTGGGATATGCTAAATGTCAGAAAAAAATAATTGACCATCAGAAAAAAGAAGAATGTATAAAAATGGAAAACAAGGAAGTTATAAGCCTGTAG
- a CDS encoding S24 family peptidase encodes MSKITHTGFQSPAGDYEEDDIKIDQYLLRNPYATFVMRMQGDAMKKVGLFHNDLLLVDKSLPQRTIA; translated from the coding sequence TTGAGCAAAATAACACATACAGGTTTTCAGTCGCCTGCTGGTGATTATGAAGAAGATGATATTAAAATAGATCAATATCTTCTGAGAAATCCCTACGCTACGTTTGTGATGCGTATGCAAGGAGACGCAATGAAAAAAGTTGGCCTGTTTCATAACGATTTATTATTAGTTGATAAATCTTTACCCCAAAGAACAATAGCATAG
- a CDS encoding Y-family DNA polymerase, which yields MKKDILGREQKKYALVDCNSFYASCEKVFRPDLEGRPVVVLSNNDGCVVAGSKEAKKLGLTMGVPFFKMKSTIQKHQVAVFSSNYALYASLSRRVMSLLRNYGSSIEVYSIDEAFLDVSKSAQTTEVGSIIHNVIQQSTGIPVAVGIGSTKTLAKLANHVAKKNDSFSGVCELSSYKEGQKYIAHLPIDELWGIGRQHTKSLQEHNVYTIGSFMALPESYIKKKWHTPVWRIYKELQGVRCHTFIDNAPKKKGIGTARTFAKPVNTWSKLKEIVSGFIATVAVKLRNQNSCTQRLSVFVTTDKYREQNPYFGSKSICLPMPTDDTSTLIKAVLPLLKALFHDKHNYRKAGVYITDIKPNTSRQLAIGTPCSTEALEKQSTLSATIDKINQKLGKNTLVFATQRLSAKHPFDMKQTNKSQRFTTSLDEIACVS from the coding sequence ATGAAAAAAGATATTTTAGGTAGAGAACAAAAAAAATATGCACTTGTAGACTGTAATAGCTTCTATGCATCTTGCGAAAAAGTTTTTCGTCCTGATTTAGAAGGTAGACCTGTAGTGGTACTTTCTAATAACGATGGCTGCGTAGTTGCAGGAAGTAAAGAAGCTAAAAAGCTAGGCTTAACAATGGGAGTGCCTTTCTTTAAAATGAAATCGACTATCCAGAAACATCAAGTAGCTGTATTTTCTTCTAATTACGCTTTGTATGCTAGTTTATCTAGAAGAGTAATGTCGCTATTACGTAATTATGGATCTTCTATAGAGGTCTACTCCATTGATGAAGCTTTTCTAGATGTATCTAAATCGGCTCAAACTACAGAAGTAGGAAGTATTATACATAATGTAATTCAACAATCTACAGGTATTCCTGTTGCTGTGGGAATTGGCAGTACAAAAACATTAGCAAAATTAGCCAATCATGTTGCTAAGAAAAATGATTCATTCTCTGGTGTATGCGAATTAAGTAGTTACAAGGAAGGACAAAAATATATCGCTCATCTACCAATAGATGAACTCTGGGGTATTGGACGGCAGCATACAAAATCTTTACAAGAACATAATGTCTATACTATTGGAAGTTTTATGGCATTACCTGAAAGCTATATCAAAAAAAAATGGCATACCCCTGTTTGGCGTATCTATAAAGAATTACAGGGAGTCCGTTGCCATACGTTTATTGATAATGCTCCAAAAAAGAAAGGGATTGGTACAGCCAGAACATTTGCTAAACCAGTAAACACGTGGAGTAAATTAAAAGAGATTGTAAGTGGCTTTATTGCTACGGTAGCAGTAAAATTACGTAATCAGAATAGTTGTACACAACGGTTATCTGTATTTGTTACTACTGATAAATACAGAGAGCAAAACCCTTACTTTGGTAGTAAAAGTATTTGTTTACCAATGCCTACAGACGATACATCTACTTTAATAAAAGCTGTATTACCTCTTTTAAAAGCTCTCTTTCACGACAAGCATAACTATAGAAAAGCAGGAGTTTATATAACAGATATAAAACCTAATACAAGCAGGCAGTTAGCCATTGGTACACCTTGCTCTACTGAAGCGTTAGAAAAACAAAGTACGTTATCTGCTACAATTGATAAGATTAATCAAAAATTAGGAAAGAACACATTAGTTTTTGCCACACAACGGCTTTCTGCTAAACACCCTTTTGATATGAAACAGACTAACAAGTCTCAACGGTTTACAACAAGTTTAGATGAAATTGCCTGTGTTAGTTAA